The Falsibacillus pallidus genome has a segment encoding these proteins:
- the rsmH gene encoding 16S rRNA (cytosine(1402)-N(4))-methyltransferase RsmH: MFQHTTVLLKETVDGLNIKPDGIYVDCTLGGAGHSEYLLSQLSKEGKLYAFDQDDTALEHAKEKLAKYEGQVTFIKSNFKYIAEELNARGVHEVDGILYDLGVSSPQLDTPERGFSYHHDAPLDMRMDTQGDVSAYEVVNHWSYEDLVRIFFRYGEEKFSKQIARKIEAAREKAPIETTFQLVELIKDGIPAPARRKGGHPAKRIFQAIRIAVNDELGVFEESLKSAIELIGKGGRISVITFHSLEDRICKSIFKEASTGPELPHGLPVIPDEYKPELKLVNRKPITASEEELEMNNRARSAKLRIAEKI; this comes from the coding sequence ATGTTTCAACATACTACAGTATTACTAAAAGAAACGGTCGACGGCCTTAATATTAAGCCGGATGGCATTTACGTGGATTGTACCCTTGGTGGAGCTGGCCACAGTGAATACTTGCTTTCCCAACTTTCAAAAGAAGGCAAGCTTTATGCATTTGACCAGGATGATACCGCCTTGGAGCATGCGAAAGAAAAATTGGCCAAATATGAAGGACAAGTCACATTTATTAAAAGCAACTTTAAATACATAGCAGAAGAATTAAATGCCCGTGGCGTGCATGAAGTGGATGGCATCCTTTATGATCTGGGTGTTTCATCTCCTCAGCTGGATACTCCCGAACGAGGGTTCAGCTACCATCATGATGCTCCTCTCGATATGAGAATGGATACACAAGGCGACGTTTCCGCTTATGAAGTGGTCAATCATTGGTCCTATGAGGATTTAGTGAGGATTTTCTTCCGATATGGAGAAGAAAAATTTTCGAAGCAGATTGCCAGGAAAATTGAAGCTGCGAGAGAGAAGGCTCCGATTGAAACTACTTTTCAGCTGGTGGAATTAATAAAAGATGGCATCCCTGCACCTGCCAGGAGAAAAGGCGGACATCCCGCTAAGAGGATATTCCAAGCCATCAGGATTGCTGTCAATGATGAACTGGGAGTGTTTGAAGAATCCCTGAAAAGTGCCATCGAATTGATTGGCAAGGGTGGACGAATAAGTGTCATTACTTTCCATTCTCTCGAAGACCGAATCTGTAAAAGCATTTTTAAAGAAGCAAGTACAGGACCGGAGCTTCCTCATGGACTCCCGGTGATCCCTGATGAATATAAACCTGAATTAAAATTGGTCAATCGAAAGCCGATCACTGCAAGTGAAGAAGAATTAGAAATGAATAATCGGGCAAGATCCGCAAAACTGCGAATTGCAGAAAAAATATAA
- the ftsL gene encoding cell division protein FtsL — MENLARKAERNYVQQERPAVKPKHAPAKRRGITPGEKILGILFMAFICVVAVKMVSTQASIYGVNKQIQDVESHVQEQKKSNADLKMQVGELSRFERIKKEANKLGLKLNEDNVKVVDKK, encoded by the coding sequence ATGGAGAATTTAGCTCGTAAAGCAGAAAGGAATTATGTACAGCAGGAACGCCCAGCGGTCAAACCGAAACATGCTCCTGCAAAAAGAAGGGGAATCACCCCGGGGGAAAAAATCCTTGGGATTTTGTTCATGGCATTCATCTGTGTGGTAGCAGTCAAAATGGTTTCTACCCAAGCATCCATTTATGGTGTCAATAAGCAGATCCAAGATGTTGAAAGCCATGTTCAGGAACAAAAGAAGTCCAATGCTGACTTGAAAATGCAGGTCGGGGAGTTAAGCCGATTTGAACGCATCAAAAAAGAAGCGAATAAACTGGGCTTAAAGCTAAATGAAGACAATGTCAAGGTTGTGGATAAGAAATGA
- the mraZ gene encoding division/cell wall cluster transcriptional repressor MraZ produces the protein MFMGEYQHNVDNKGRLIIPAKFRDYLGESFVLTRGLDQCLFGYPMSEWASVEEKLKALPLTKKDARAFTRFFFSGATDCELDKQGRINIPSTLLGYAQLEKECVIVGVSNRIEIWSKTLWEDYFIESEESFGEIAENLIGFDL, from the coding sequence ATGTTCATGGGGGAATATCAGCATAACGTTGATAATAAGGGGAGATTGATCATCCCTGCTAAATTCAGAGACTACCTCGGAGAATCTTTTGTTCTTACCAGAGGCCTAGATCAATGTTTATTTGGCTATCCCATGTCTGAATGGGCATCCGTTGAAGAAAAATTAAAAGCTCTCCCCCTCACTAAAAAAGACGCAAGGGCATTTACCCGTTTTTTCTTTTCAGGCGCAACTGACTGTGAATTGGACAAACAGGGGAGAATCAATATTCCCTCTACACTTCTCGGCTATGCTCAACTGGAAAAAGAATGCGTAATAGTAGGCGTTTCCAATCGGATTGAGATTTGGAGTAAGACATTATGGGAAGACTACTTTATAGAATCTGAAGAATCATTTGGTGAAATTGCAGAAAACTTGATTGGGTTTGATCTTTAA
- a CDS encoding 2-dehydropantoate 2-reductase, which translates to MTIGIIGGGATGLLFSWYLSRQNPLKIFVRTNNQAEKINDNGITLYKAKEPWTSKSMTASSSYEGLEDCGVILIMVKQYHLSGILPILSKLPKEIPLVFLQNGLGHLDDVNELPNENILLGTIEHGCQRIDSDSVRHNGTGLTRIAPLKGDVVRLKSILKDYDEDFPISFGDSWKQILYKKLIVNAAINPLTAVLNVPNGSLVDNPYFKKLLHSILEEIIPLFPEVDEKEMMQNVVGICESTKENRSSMLKDIEAGRKTEIDAIMGYCLKQGELLGHQMAFSRLIYEMVKGKEVEQGG; encoded by the coding sequence GGAGGAGCCACCGGACTTTTGTTCAGCTGGTATTTATCAAGGCAGAATCCGTTGAAGATTTTTGTCCGGACAAATAATCAAGCAGAGAAAATAAATGATAATGGAATTACCTTATATAAAGCTAAGGAACCCTGGACTTCAAAAAGTATGACAGCGAGTTCATCCTATGAGGGATTAGAAGACTGCGGAGTTATCTTGATTATGGTAAAACAATACCATTTATCGGGGATACTCCCTATACTTTCAAAACTTCCTAAGGAGATTCCGCTGGTATTTCTTCAAAACGGACTAGGTCACCTGGATGATGTCAATGAGCTTCCTAATGAGAATATTTTATTAGGGACCATAGAACATGGTTGTCAGAGGATCGATTCCGACAGCGTGAGACACAATGGTACGGGCTTGACTAGGATTGCTCCTTTAAAAGGCGATGTTGTTCGACTCAAAAGCATTCTTAAAGATTATGATGAGGATTTCCCTATTTCTTTTGGCGATTCGTGGAAACAAATCCTTTATAAAAAACTTATTGTCAACGCCGCCATCAATCCCCTTACAGCTGTATTGAATGTACCTAATGGCTCGTTGGTGGATAACCCTTACTTTAAAAAACTGCTTCATTCCATCCTAGAGGAAATCATCCCCCTGTTCCCAGAAGTTGATGAAAAAGAAATGATGCAAAATGTAGTGGGAATTTGTGAAAGTACCAAGGAAAATCGGTCTTCCATGCTGAAAGATATAGAGGCAGGAAGAAAAACAGAAATAGATGCCATAATGGGTTATTGTTTGAAGCAGGGTGAGCTGCTTGGACATCAAATGGCATTCAGCAGATTGATCTATGAAATGGTGAAGGGAAAGGAAGTAGAGCAGGGGGGATAA
- a CDS encoding penicillin-binding protein, giving the protein MRSTKVNRNVGAAVLFLIFGLLFFVLIVRFLTIQITGEVDGKVMAAKAAHKYLRTDVLDAHRGTIYDNNGEVIAEDADSFSLVAILDPKMTTDADNPRHVTDPRKTAEVLSKYIDMSEDEIYDRLTLKGRFQVEFGTAGRDISVSEKKKIEAEKLPGITFKRDSKRFYPNGVFASHLIGYAQTEEGKDGKSKTVGKMGLEKSFNSVLSGKDGSIQYESDLWGYLLPNKNEMVKKPQNGSDIYLTLDKKIQTFLEDSMNEVEEKYKPKRMLAIVADPKTGKILAMGQRPTFHPSTREGIGENWHNENVEAQYEPGSTMKVFTLSAAIEKGVFHPNEKYQSGTYKVGQVPIRDHNGGVGWGKIPFLEGVQRSSNVAFVKLLEKMGDDTFRDYLDRFGFGKPTGINLPHEASGNILFHYPIEKATTAFGQGTTVTPLQLIQGMTAIANNGTMMKPYVVDKVVNPNNGEEKITQPEVAGHPIKPDTAKEVRDVLGTVITAEHGTGKGYALDGYSVAGKTGTAQIPDPNGPGYLTGWDNYIFSFIGMAPKDDPKLIMYVAVQQPQLDDETYEGGSVPVSMIFNPVMKSSLQYMNIKPEKNIDAKMAKVPDLVGGSVANLPTSLKENGIDVVEIGSGARVTDQLPKAGQTLLAGEKLVLKTDGEIHLPNMTGWSKRDVLKISQLADLKLNMVGNGYAANQNLKPNSPVSAGDQLVVNFMTPQEKMAKDKAEKDKKDNKEDKTPQD; this is encoded by the coding sequence ATGAGATCCACAAAAGTAAATAGGAATGTTGGAGCAGCGGTATTATTTTTAATATTCGGCCTGCTCTTTTTTGTATTGATAGTGCGCTTCCTTACGATTCAAATCACTGGGGAAGTAGATGGGAAAGTCATGGCAGCGAAAGCAGCTCATAAATATCTCCGTACAGATGTCTTGGATGCTCATAGGGGGACTATTTACGACAATAACGGAGAAGTCATCGCCGAGGATGCTGATTCCTTTTCCCTTGTAGCCATTCTCGATCCGAAAATGACTACTGATGCCGATAACCCCCGGCATGTCACAGATCCCAGAAAGACTGCGGAAGTACTCTCGAAATACATAGATATGAGCGAAGATGAAATCTATGACCGACTCACACTTAAAGGGCGTTTCCAAGTGGAATTCGGCACGGCAGGAAGAGATATTTCCGTTAGTGAGAAAAAGAAAATAGAAGCTGAAAAGCTCCCTGGAATTACTTTTAAAAGGGATTCCAAGCGCTTTTATCCAAATGGAGTCTTTGCATCACATTTGATTGGATATGCCCAAACCGAAGAAGGGAAGGATGGGAAATCAAAAACTGTCGGTAAAATGGGGCTTGAAAAGAGCTTCAACTCTGTTCTATCGGGCAAGGATGGCAGCATCCAATACGAAAGTGACTTGTGGGGATATCTGCTTCCGAATAAAAATGAAATGGTGAAGAAACCTCAAAATGGATCGGATATTTATTTGACCCTTGATAAAAAAATCCAAACATTCTTAGAAGATTCCATGAATGAAGTGGAAGAAAAGTATAAACCAAAGAGAATGCTTGCCATTGTAGCGGATCCGAAAACAGGAAAAATCCTGGCAATGGGACAACGGCCAACTTTCCATCCTTCCACACGGGAAGGGATTGGGGAGAATTGGCATAATGAAAATGTTGAAGCGCAATATGAACCAGGATCGACCATGAAGGTCTTCACCCTTTCTGCAGCAATCGAGAAAGGTGTTTTCCACCCAAATGAAAAATATCAATCTGGTACGTATAAAGTGGGACAGGTACCGATAAGGGACCACAATGGAGGAGTCGGCTGGGGTAAAATTCCATTCCTTGAAGGGGTGCAGCGTTCATCAAACGTTGCTTTTGTAAAACTTCTTGAAAAAATGGGCGACGACACCTTCAGGGATTACCTTGATCGTTTCGGATTTGGGAAGCCTACAGGAATCAATTTGCCACATGAAGCTTCTGGAAATATTCTGTTCCATTACCCGATTGAAAAAGCAACGACTGCATTCGGGCAGGGGACGACTGTCACCCCATTGCAATTGATTCAGGGGATGACGGCAATCGCCAACAACGGGACAATGATGAAGCCCTATGTAGTTGATAAAGTCGTTAATCCAAATAACGGAGAAGAAAAAATAACACAGCCAGAGGTTGCAGGGCATCCTATCAAACCGGATACGGCAAAAGAAGTTCGTGATGTTCTTGGGACAGTCATAACAGCCGAACATGGGACCGGGAAGGGCTATGCCCTTGATGGCTATTCTGTGGCAGGAAAAACGGGAACCGCACAAATACCCGATCCAAATGGTCCAGGATACCTGACCGGCTGGGACAATTATATATTCTCCTTTATCGGGATGGCACCGAAAGACGATCCCAAATTGATTATGTATGTTGCAGTCCAACAGCCTCAATTGGATGATGAAACATATGAAGGCGGTTCTGTGCCGGTTTCCATGATTTTTAACCCTGTAATGAAAAGCAGCCTTCAATACATGAATATCAAGCCCGAGAAGAATATTGATGCCAAAATGGCAAAAGTCCCTGATTTGGTTGGGGGCAGCGTAGCTAACTTGCCAACGTCGCTTAAAGAAAATGGGATTGATGTTGTAGAAATCGGAAGCGGAGCAAGAGTGACGGATCAGCTTCCGAAGGCAGGTCAAACCCTTCTGGCCGGTGAGAAACTGGTACTTAAGACGGATGGGGAAATCCATTTGCCTAATATGACGGGCTGGTCGAAAAGAGATGTTCTCAAGATCTCTCAGCTTGCTGATCTAAAGTTGAACATGGTTGGCAACGGGTATGCTGCCAACCAGAATTTAAAGCCGAATTCGCCGGTTTCAGCAGGTGATCAGCTGGTGGTCAATTTTATGACTCCTCAGGAAAAAATGGCGAAGGATAAAGCTGAAAAAGATAAGAAAGATAATAAAGAAGACAAAACGCCCCAGGATTAA
- a CDS encoding DUF3397 domain-containing protein, whose product MGAFFSNVAAVFIIMPFLGYLAAFILIKQFSKNHKKAVHSAIDFTTFLLFLSVHYTIVAIWKESYIWLLCLFALSVGVVFVVIYWKAKGEIIFAKVLKGYWRLNFVIFIILYIVLLIYGLTNSLVQGLS is encoded by the coding sequence ATGGGGGCGTTTTTTTCAAATGTGGCTGCGGTTTTCATTATCATGCCGTTTTTAGGATATTTGGCCGCATTCATCTTAATCAAACAATTTTCAAAAAATCATAAAAAAGCAGTTCATTCGGCCATCGATTTCACTACCTTTTTATTATTCTTGTCCGTCCATTATACGATAGTTGCCATTTGGAAAGAATCCTATATTTGGCTATTATGTTTATTCGCCCTTTCTGTTGGGGTAGTATTTGTCGTCATTTATTGGAAGGCTAAAGGGGAAATCATCTTTGCGAAAGTTTTAAAAGGTTATTGGCGTTTGAATTTTGTCATTTTTATCATTCTCTATATTGTTTTACTGATTTATGGTCTGACAAACAGCCTTGTACAAGGGCTGTCTTGA
- the bshC gene encoding bacillithiol biosynthesis cysteine-adding enzyme BshC, translating into MELVNISIPAANQFASHYLQQTKPVVDFFHYNLMNPTLYKDRLNDLSKREFKREELADCIKMYMEPFANSPQIQESLRKLKHPQSSVVIGGQQAGVLTGPLYTIHKIISTIKLSKEQEEELGSPVVPVFWIAGEDHDFAEVNHVYAETDRKFKKISMPFALDEKMMISDVPVEQEDMKKWIKKVFQTFGETSFTKEMVSFLNECIERSISMVDFFSHIVAKLFHSYGLLMIDSAYPGLRKLELPFNSMLIKDFEEITSSVLSQQVKVGEAGFPKTLDIGRNAVNLFYYEDKERVLLEYDAETKRFIGKNGSISFTKEELLQKIEEKPERISNNVVTRPIMQELLFPTMAFIAGPGEIAYWAELKKAFEQMDMKMPPIVPRLNITLLDRAVESEIEDLKMDASKVLRSGTNEEKKAYWNGVKDHRMEELLSETESWLSKQYEMLEKRADQIDPVLKALTDKNLAFHLSQVEFLKRKTTMTIQQKHDVLLEKYDRIERALRPMNSPQERIWNAFYFFNKYGFTLMDQLMELPFEFDGTHKLIKL; encoded by the coding sequence ATGGAACTGGTAAACATTTCGATTCCGGCTGCAAACCAGTTTGCCTCGCACTATCTGCAGCAGACAAAGCCAGTTGTAGATTTTTTTCATTACAATTTAATGAATCCAACTTTATATAAAGATAGGCTTAATGATTTATCGAAGAGAGAGTTCAAGCGCGAGGAGCTTGCTGACTGTATCAAGATGTATATGGAGCCGTTTGCAAATTCGCCGCAGATTCAGGAATCCCTAAGAAAATTAAAACATCCTCAATCCTCAGTCGTGATAGGTGGCCAACAGGCTGGTGTCCTCACGGGTCCTTTATATACAATACATAAAATCATTTCCACCATAAAACTTTCCAAGGAGCAGGAAGAGGAATTAGGTTCACCCGTTGTCCCAGTTTTTTGGATTGCAGGGGAAGACCATGATTTTGCTGAGGTTAACCATGTTTATGCGGAAACTGACAGGAAATTCAAGAAGATTTCCATGCCTTTTGCGCTTGATGAGAAAATGATGATTTCTGATGTTCCTGTCGAACAGGAAGATATGAAGAAATGGATCAAAAAGGTCTTTCAAACTTTCGGAGAAACTTCCTTTACGAAAGAAATGGTTTCGTTTCTTAATGAATGTATTGAAAGATCCATCAGTATGGTGGACTTTTTCTCCCACATTGTCGCCAAGCTGTTTCATTCGTATGGTTTGTTAATGATTGATTCAGCGTATCCCGGCCTGCGGAAATTAGAGCTGCCATTTAACAGCATGCTGATTAAGGACTTTGAAGAGATCACTTCAAGCGTCCTCTCCCAACAAGTGAAAGTGGGGGAAGCTGGTTTCCCAAAAACGCTCGATATAGGTAGAAATGCAGTAAATCTCTTCTATTATGAAGACAAGGAACGCGTGCTGCTGGAATACGACGCTGAAACAAAACGTTTCATAGGAAAAAACGGAAGTATTTCTTTTACAAAAGAAGAACTTCTTCAAAAGATTGAGGAAAAGCCTGAGCGGATAAGCAACAATGTGGTGACACGCCCGATCATGCAGGAACTGCTTTTCCCTACAATGGCATTCATTGCGGGACCTGGTGAAATTGCTTACTGGGCTGAGCTGAAAAAAGCATTTGAACAAATGGATATGAAAATGCCCCCAATCGTTCCCAGACTCAATATCACGCTATTAGATCGAGCTGTTGAATCTGAAATTGAAGATTTGAAAATGGACGCATCTAAAGTCCTCCGTTCCGGTACGAATGAAGAAAAAAAAGCCTATTGGAATGGGGTAAAGGACCACAGAATGGAAGAACTCCTTTCTGAAACAGAAAGCTGGCTTTCGAAACAATATGAAATGCTAGAAAAACGTGCAGACCAAATCGATCCTGTTCTTAAAGCGTTGACTGACAAAAATCTTGCTTTCCATTTAAGCCAAGTGGAATTCCTGAAAAGGAAAACAACCATGACGATACAGCAGAAGCATGATGTCCTGCTGGAGAAATACGATCGGATCGAAAGGGCGCTCCGCCCAATGAATTCGCCGCAAGAGCGAATTTGGAATGCATTCTATTTCTTCAATAAATATGGTTTTACACTAATGGATCAACTGATGGAACTCCCATTCGAATTCGATGGAACACACAAGCTGATCAAGCTTTAA